One stretch of Pomacea canaliculata isolate SZHN2017 linkage group LG11, ASM307304v1, whole genome shotgun sequence DNA includes these proteins:
- the LOC112575076 gene encoding uncharacterized protein LOC112575076 isoform X1: protein MEKEKEELDLLLLQSSLKTKYLCQKVVYKEVTGSTMDDAKKMAKEYDYPHGTAVIVERQMMGRGTKHHQWHSENTGNIYLSFILYLPQLDVSLQDDFLLEVIACLAVVQAAHNLGVTSAQCKWPNDVWVRGHKLAGFLSENGNHRRRVAAGEQEESLVILGVGINVNADPRRDSLLAPIATSLRCELGGAHVSREKFLANVCSLLEERLEWPVKTCFQAFTGNNVFHPMMCVSVHDYETSRNFEATFGTFEEDWDITLTGLPADMRDGEVLKCASQRFAIRPYCGQTVFVSTVGDDDTLISQLMIQCLSALLDTSKISVRPLMWKEFTSETAAWKKSATLLVLAEVPIADDEKVLVLQFLESGLPVLVSAAGVKFVCGLLNIDFKVESQVDEHCRSGLTIQLKDQLNGASLTFVTGSPPCCFSPSVSYTVVAEHINTMAEEEEQILGAAAVIVQPTGLNKVGLIGFDIEKRFSRSVDVSSPEADDVFKLDVLILSMFKVLVSDV from the exons atggaaaaagaaaaagaagagttgGATCTGCTTCTACTCCAATCCTCCCTGAAAACTAAGTATTTGTGCCAGAAGGTTGTATACAAAGAGGTCACAGGATCTACTATGGATGATGCCAAGAAAATGGCAAAGGAATATG ATTACCCTCATGGGACAGCTGTTATTGTTGAACGGCAAATGATGGGTCGTGGCACCAAACACCACCAGTGGCACTCGGAAAACacaggaaatatttatttgtcctTCATTTTGTACCTGCCACAGCTAGATGTT AGCTTGCAGGATGATTTCTTGCTCGAAGTAATTGCGTGTCTGGCTGTGGTACAAGCAGCGCATAATCTGGGGGTCACTAGTGCTCAGTGTAAATGGCCAAATGATGTGTGGGTCAGAGGTCATAAGCTGGCTGGTTTCCTGTCAGAAAATGGAAATCATAGGAGGAGAGTGGCAGCAGGGGAGCAAGAGGAAAGTCTGGTGATTCTTGGTGTTGGGATCAATGTAAATGCAGACCCGCGTCGTGACTCATTGTTAGCACCCATTGCTACCAGCCTACGCTGTGAGCTAGGAGGAGCTCATGTCAGTCGAGAAAAATTCCTTGCAAATGTTTGTAGCTTACTAGAGGAGAGACTTGAATGGCCTGTGAAAACCTGCTTCCAAGCATTTACTGGCAACAATGTGTTCCACCCCATGATGTGTGTTAGCGTCCATGATTATGAGACAAGCAGAAACTTTGAAGCAACATTTGGCACTTTTGAAGAGGATTGGGACATAACATTGACAG GATTGCCAGCAGACATGAGAGATGGTGAGGTGTTAAAATGCGCTTCACAGCGATTCGCCATACGTCCATATTGCGGTCAGACTGTGTTTGTATCTACAGTGGGTGATGATGACACATTAATTTCCCAGTTAATGATTCAGTGTCTGTCAGCACTGCTTGACACTTCAAAGATTTCAGTCAGACCTCTCATGTGGAAAGAGTTTACTTCAG AAACAGCTGCATGGAAAAAGAGTGCCACTCTGCTTGTACTGGCTGAAGTGCCAATTGCTGATGATGAGAAAGTATTAGTTCTTCAGTTCCTTGAGAGTGGTTTACCTGTccttgtgtcagcagctggtGTTAAATTTGTCTGTGGCCTTCTGA ATATAGATTTCAAGGTTGAATCACAAGTGGACGAACACTGCAGAAGTGGCTTGACTATTCAGTTAAAAGATCAACTCAATGGGGCATCTCTTACTTTTGTCACTGGCTCTCCTCCATGTTGTTTCTCACCCTCAGTGTCCTACACAGTTGTGGCTGAACACATCAACACCAtggcagaagaggaagaacagaTACTAGGTGCTGCTGCAGTGATTGTTCAACCCACAGGCCTGAACAAGGTGGGCTTAATTGGGTTTGACATTGAGAAAAGGTTTTCTCGGTCTGTTGATGTAAGCTCGCCAGAAGCTGATGATGTCTTCAAGCTAGATGTTTTGATTTTGTCAATGTTTAAAGTACTTGTGTCTGATGTCTGA
- the LOC112575076 gene encoding uncharacterized protein LOC112575076 isoform X2, protein MLGHKLAGFLSENGNHRRRVAAGEQEESLVILGVGINVNADPRRDSLLAPIATSLRCELGGAHVSREKFLANVCSLLEERLEWPVKTCFQAFTGNNVFHPMMCVSVHDYETSRNFEATFGTFEEDWDITLTGLPADMRDGEVLKCASQRFAIRPYCGQTVFVSTVGDDDTLISQLMIQCLSALLDTSKISVRPLMWKEFTSETAAWKKSATLLVLAEVPIADDEKVLVLQFLESGLPVLVSAAGVKFVCGLLNIDFKVESQVDEHCRSGLTIQLKDQLNGASLTFVTGSPPCCFSPSVSYTVVAEHINTMAEEEEQILGAAAVIVQPTGLNKVGLIGFDIEKRFSRSVDVSSPEADDVFKLDVLILSMFKVLVSDV, encoded by the exons ATGTT AGGTCATAAGCTGGCTGGTTTCCTGTCAGAAAATGGAAATCATAGGAGGAGAGTGGCAGCAGGGGAGCAAGAGGAAAGTCTGGTGATTCTTGGTGTTGGGATCAATGTAAATGCAGACCCGCGTCGTGACTCATTGTTAGCACCCATTGCTACCAGCCTACGCTGTGAGCTAGGAGGAGCTCATGTCAGTCGAGAAAAATTCCTTGCAAATGTTTGTAGCTTACTAGAGGAGAGACTTGAATGGCCTGTGAAAACCTGCTTCCAAGCATTTACTGGCAACAATGTGTTCCACCCCATGATGTGTGTTAGCGTCCATGATTATGAGACAAGCAGAAACTTTGAAGCAACATTTGGCACTTTTGAAGAGGATTGGGACATAACATTGACAG GATTGCCAGCAGACATGAGAGATGGTGAGGTGTTAAAATGCGCTTCACAGCGATTCGCCATACGTCCATATTGCGGTCAGACTGTGTTTGTATCTACAGTGGGTGATGATGACACATTAATTTCCCAGTTAATGATTCAGTGTCTGTCAGCACTGCTTGACACTTCAAAGATTTCAGTCAGACCTCTCATGTGGAAAGAGTTTACTTCAG AAACAGCTGCATGGAAAAAGAGTGCCACTCTGCTTGTACTGGCTGAAGTGCCAATTGCTGATGATGAGAAAGTATTAGTTCTTCAGTTCCTTGAGAGTGGTTTACCTGTccttgtgtcagcagctggtGTTAAATTTGTCTGTGGCCTTCTGA ATATAGATTTCAAGGTTGAATCACAAGTGGACGAACACTGCAGAAGTGGCTTGACTATTCAGTTAAAAGATCAACTCAATGGGGCATCTCTTACTTTTGTCACTGGCTCTCCTCCATGTTGTTTCTCACCCTCAGTGTCCTACACAGTTGTGGCTGAACACATCAACACCAtggcagaagaggaagaacagaTACTAGGTGCTGCTGCAGTGATTGTTCAACCCACAGGCCTGAACAAGGTGGGCTTAATTGGGTTTGACATTGAGAAAAGGTTTTCTCGGTCTGTTGATGTAAGCTCGCCAGAAGCTGATGATGTCTTCAAGCTAGATGTTTTGATTTTGTCAATGTTTAAAGTACTTGTGTCTGATGTCTGA